Genomic DNA from Chitinophagales bacterium:
AACTACCCCGCACAGGTTATGGTGGGTCATAGCTGATGCCAACAATATACATAATCCATTTGACCTGTCTGATTACGTGGGTAAAGCACTTCTGATACCGGCATACGAAAATATAAGAATAAACTAATGGCAACCGGCTACGCGTCTGTTATAAAAAAAGTAATACTCGGCACATCTTTATCGGGTGTGGACATATCTGATGATGTGAGTTACATCGTATATACAGAATCCACTAAGAAGCATAGCCATGCTGAGTTCGTAATAACAGGTGATAATGCTGCTGTAATAGCCGACATGCCCGAACTGGAAACAGGTAGGGCCATTATATTTTCATACGGGTATATACAAGGGGTTATGTCACCTTACCATCTTACGGTGATAACTGATGTAAGTATTGATTATACCACATCGGGCCTTACCTTAACTATTCGTGCACTGGATAAGGGGCTATCATTACGTAAAGTAGGCAGTAGTCGTATTTGGAAAAATATCACAACCGCGGGTATAGTTTCAGAGATAGCTGCTATGCATGGCCTGACCCCTAATTTTCAGCAGATAGGTACCCCTTTGACGTGGGGCAGTTTACCACAGCAGGGTATGGATAACATGCAGTTCCTTAAGTGGCTGGCCAAGCGGGAAACAGGTGGGGATTACGTAGTGTATATACAGGATGACGTACTCAATTTTATAACAAGACCTAAAGGAACATCGGCCATAGAGCAGGTAGCGGTAGGTAAGGATAACCGTACTATGCGGTTTACCGTAAGGCACAAGGAATCACAACCTGACCCGAATATGTCGGGCGTGTCCAAGGTGAAGGGAGGTAAAGCGTTCAGCGCAAATTCACTGGAACAGTTATCAGCGACAGGCCTGCAACAGTGGCGCATAACTGCCCGTAACGGCCTGCCCTATGTAGTTGACAGGAATGGTAACACCGTTGCCGCTGTGCCGAAGCAGGTAGTGCAGGTAGGTGATAATACGTATGCTGAAATATCTACCGATGCTACGGGTAAGCTGGTGTACAGTAACCCGGCCAAGACCCCGCCTGACGCTAAAGTGCTTGTTAAATCGGATAGTACGGTGGGTGCATTTATTGATAATTTTTTCCCGGGTAAGCAAACCCCCGCCATCAGTCCTGATATGTCAGACGATGAGGTACTGAACACCATAAATTCTGACTATAAAACGAGTGTGGAAGATGTACTAAAGGCTACGTATGTAGAAGTAGGTAACCCGGTAAGGACCATCAACCAGGTGATTACTTTTTCTAACATCATAAAACGGTACGCGGGTAATTGGATAACTACGGAGGTAGTGCACAATATAGGATCGGCTGATTACACAACCACATCTACGCTATCTAAAGATGGTTTACAGGGTAGCGGTCTTGTTCAGAATGATAAGGTTAATGATACCCCTGCGGAGGCTACCACTACACCCGATTCCCCGACAGTTCAGATAGTATCGCAAACCGGTGCAGTGACCACCACGGAGGGCAAACCAGTGATAAAGAAGCCAACAGTTATAACAACCACGGACGTTCGTAAAACAGGTAGATACAGCAAGTGATGGATATAGAAAAGAACATAAGAGCGCATGGCACAGAGTACTACGGTAAGTATTACTCTGTTTATGAAGGTACTGTAGCAGACAATAAAGACCCTGACAAGTTGGGCAGGGTGAAATTATCTATGGATATATTCGGTGGACAGACCCATGATTATTGGGCAAGACCGCGTAACCTACCTACGGGGAATACCGCCGGTATTTGGTTTATCCCCGCCATAGGCGATAAGGTATGGGTGACTTTCATAGGCGGTGATCAGCGTTACCCTATGTGGGAATATGGTAACGCCACCGACACGGGTATGTCACTCTCCGAACTATATGACGCAGGGGGTGTTCCTACGGGCATTATCATAAAGACGGTAAGCGGGCATTCCCTGTTTTTGAATGATGCTGATGGGGAAGTAGTGCTGGCACATTCAGCCGGGGCTTCTGTGACACTGGACGATACCAATGTTACGGTAACTAATGGAAGTAACAAAGTAACAGTCAGCAAGTCTAAAGTGTTGCTCGGGTCATCATCTGCGAGTGATGCCATGGTTAAAGCTACGGAACTGGATAGTTTATTGGATGCTTTGTTCAATGTCCTTAATACATTTACGGTTACTGTATCAGGTGCAGTAGGCACAGCGTCACCCGCGTCAGTTGCGGCACTGCAGGTAATAGCTAACACGCTGCAACCCCTTATTAAGTCGCAAAGAGTTTTTACGGATACTTAAAATGTTTGTGTAAATTTGTCGTATGGTGGATTTGGCATATTTAGGTAAAGCGGTTAAATACCCGCTGACTATAACTAACGGTGCTGTGGCAGTAGCTACGGGCACCGATGTCATATATGGTAGCATCCTGATGATACTTACCACACCGATAGGTACGGCATATTTTAACCCTGAGTTCGGTAGTAACATATTTTTAGTATTTCATCCGAATGATGAGGTACTGGCCCGGCAGTTAAAGGACGCTGTATATGACAGTTTAGGTAAGTGGGAGAAACGTATACGGGTAATTGATGTGCGGGTAGATCAGGGGTTGGATGCCGCGCTGGTGTATATACGCTATAAGATACTGGCAACTGACCAGGTAGATACATTTGTATATCCGTACTTTAAGAAGCGCGTGGCATAGATTAATTGACTTAATTTTTTAAAACAGGTACATTGGCTAATCTGACTAATACATGGGTAGGGTACACGATACGCACCGCTGAGCAGGTGTTCAATAGTGTGCTGGCTATTCTTGGGTACAAGGTACCTGAAATGACCGACCATAACGACACTAATCCGTACATACGTAATCTGCGCATATTTTCGGGTATGAACGAGCAGTTACATTACTATGTAGATAATGCTGCACGGGAGGCTATACTCACAGCACACCGTCTGTACAAGAGTTCTGTACAACATGCCAAGGCTAATGATTATCAGATAATAGGTAACCTGGCATACTCTGCGGATGTACGTTTTACCATATCAGCTACCTACGGTTCCGACATAACTATACCCGCGGGGACTATATTATCTTACGGGGACATTCAATACGTCACTCAGACGGACGCGGTTGTTACAGCCGGGCAGACCGTATCCACATTGGTAACAGCGGAGCAGTACATACAGAAAACGGGTATAAGTATGGGGGTGGCTGCCGGTATAGCTGATGAGGAGGTAGTATTCACTGATAAGGTAGTGCATGATAGTATATCCATGAAAGTAGCCACTGTAGCATGGTCACCGCAGACTACGTTAGGGTATTCACTGCCTACGGATAAGCATTATGTGCAGACGGTAAATGAGGACGGTAACGCTGTTGTATATTTCGGTAACGAGGACCCCTACGGTTTAATGCCGAGTACGAACGATGCTTTAGAGGCAGATTACAAAGTAACATTAGGTGCAGACGGCTACGCACCCGCCGGGGCAATAGATACGATAGTAAGTTCTTTAACATTGCCGGGCAGCATCACCGCTACGGTAACCAATCCTGAGCGCGCATCGGGAGGTAGTAATGTTGAGGATACTGACAGTATAAAACGGCATATACCCGTAGCCCGCCGTACACTGGAAAGGGCGGTACGCAGAGGAGACTTCGCAGCAGTAGCTGAGTTAGCACCTGGTGTACAACGTGCGGGTGAGGTATTCAATTGTGGTAAAGCACTTGACCTGTACATCAGCCCCGTAGGCGGTGGTATCGCGTCAAGTACGCTTATAGCAGACACGCAGACATTCATGAATACCCGTAACCTTATCGGGTTCAATCTTAATGTATACGCAGCCGGTGAGGTCCATATCATTATAGTAGCGGCTATAAAGGCTGTACCAGGGTATGCCAACTCTACGGTCAGCACTAATGCATCGGATGCCGTTGTGGCGTACATGGCAGCCACTAATCAGCAGATAAGCGGCACCGTGGTAATAGGTGACATCTATCAGAAGATGGAAGCCGCTGACGGGGTTCTGAATGCTCAGATAACAGCATTCTACCCCAAGCCTTACGCACGCCCGACAAACGGTTCTACCCCCGCGTTGGTGTGGACACCCCAGCTTTTATCGGGTGCAGCAACCACGATACGGTGGGCCATAGAGTTTACAGGATCAACTACGTTCAGGCTGATACGTAGTGGTACGCTTATAGGGACTTACAGTACCGGGGCATTAGTGTCATTGTCTGAGATAAGTTTCACTATACCTAATGGTGCGTACTCTAACGGTAACTCATACGAGTTTTTCACTTACCCCTATGTGTCC
This window encodes:
- a CDS encoding GPW/gp25 family protein, with amino-acid sequence MVDLAYLGKAVKYPLTITNGAVAVATGTDVIYGSILMILTTPIGTAYFNPEFGSNIFLVFHPNDEVLARQLKDAVYDSLGKWEKRIRVIDVRVDQGLDAALVYIRYKILATDQVDTFVYPYFKKRVA
- a CDS encoding baseplate J/gp47 family protein; amino-acid sequence: MANLTNTWVGYTIRTAEQVFNSVLAILGYKVPEMTDHNDTNPYIRNLRIFSGMNEQLHYYVDNAAREAILTAHRLYKSSVQHAKANDYQIIGNLAYSADVRFTISATYGSDITIPAGTILSYGDIQYVTQTDAVVTAGQTVSTLVTAEQYIQKTGISMGVAAGIADEEVVFTDKVVHDSISMKVATVAWSPQTTLGYSLPTDKHYVQTVNEDGNAVVYFGNEDPYGLMPSTNDALEADYKVTLGADGYAPAGAIDTIVSSLTLPGSITATVTNPERASGGSNVEDTDSIKRHIPVARRTLERAVRRGDFAAVAELAPGVQRAGEVFNCGKALDLYISPVGGGIASSTLIADTQTFMNTRNLIGFNLNVYAAGEVHIIIVAAIKAVPGYANSTVSTNASDAVVAYMAATNQQISGTVVIGDIYQKMEAADGVLNAQITAFYPKPYARPTNGSTPALVWTPQLLSGAATTIRWAIEFTGSTTFRLIRSGTLIGTYSTGALVSLSEISFTIPNGAYSNGNSYEFFTYPYVSTSIALTEPSLPVSIAGDITLTVTGGI